The Musa acuminata AAA Group cultivar baxijiao unplaced genomic scaffold, Cavendish_Baxijiao_AAA HiC_scaffold_1137, whole genome shotgun sequence genome segment ACACGAAGGTACAAGTTGAGTAAACAACTAGAATTTGATGTGATCTCCAAACCCCAAAATAGACCCAAAATCTCAATGCATTTGGTTAGGTATAACCTTACACCTTTATGTCAACATAGCGTGTTCTCTGCTGTAGTGCTGAAAGCAACTATCTTCACTACTTGAGGCTTGTTCGTGCCTCAAAACACAGAGGCCTGCTTACATTTGAATTGTCAAATCTTGTATTTGCTGGTTTAGTTGGTGATTTGAAGCGGACTTTACTGGTAACAATAGAAAGAGATTTGaatgctcttaatttaactacagatattttcttacacagagttcaatgatgcaaaagatccatatggctgatcgtgaatagtttggacatcatggcttttgttattattgtggtTGTTTGCACTTGCTGGTTTTATTGGCAACTCACTGATCTAGGCTTTTTTTCTTCATTAATGATATGTAGCTGAGGCTACATATAATGTTTTTACTGTAGTTGAAGTTGTTTACATGAGCATCTTTCTCATAAATTAAGTTCCTTTATCAGCATAGAGCCAAATAAACTGTAGCATTTCTTGATTGAGGCAGTTTTGTTATCTCTTTATtcatttttcagaaaatttattgCCTTTCTCTGGTCTTCCAGCTATGTTGTTTTCTTTTGTCAAGTTGCACATCTTCATCAGCAATGCTTTTTTAGCATGTTGAACCTCACAAATTACTGTTATTGATTAATTAAACAGTGTCTTTTCTACTTACCGGTTTTGCTAGACTTATAACTAGATCATCTCTTGGCATTCTTGATGAAATGGATCAATTACTCTGGAAGTGCtgatttgaaatgtttcaggTTTTAGTTGTAGGACATTAGTGAATCTAGATCATCTCTTGGGCATTCTTGATTAAATGGATCAATTACTCTGGAAGTGCTGATTTGAAATGTTCCAGGTTTTAGTTGTAGGACATCAGTGAATCTGATGTTAGAGAAAACATTATTCATCTTCCAGTTATTCTGAATTCGGTGGTACCCTTTGCAAGTCATTGATGTTCAACCTATTAGTATAAACATGAGTATACTCTAATGCAGCATATTTGATGAAAATACATTTGATATGGTTTTTCAATTGCTACTGGGATATTGGACGCTTGGTAGTGTCTAAACCCACCAactacaataaaaaaataaatggaaTTTAGTGCCAGTGCGCAGGTGTTATTTGAAGCCATTATTTCAGTGGTGAAGAATTGCTTGGATGTGAGCATGAGAATGAGTAACTAATCATAGGTACTCTTTATTAACTCGCAAACACCAGTTAGAGACTTATCTCTGAAAGAAATGGCTGATTGGAACTGAATGCATGTGGATTAACATGAGTGGTAGAGGAATGTTGTCTGAGACAGATGATTAGTTGAAAGTTTTCACCATCCTTGATTTGAGGCAGAGGAGGAATTTGGATTGGAGAGGGCAGAAATAAGActacttttcttgtatttttctgcaaacagtACGTGATACTGCCTCAAACGACAATGTTTTtggtgcagaagaggctctttTGCCTTCTCTCATGTAACAAGTCCACCATCCATCTTTCCTCGTATCAACTCTGCAGTCTGTTTAGCTTTTCCACTGCCGAAGACCACAGTTCAAATCATAGATCCAAATTTATGTTGGTCGACCCCCTTCAGTCATGTGAACTTTCCTCAAAAGAGGCTGCGAAAATGGCCAAGGATCGCATCTGTGAAAAAAAACTTCCAAGTTCAAGTCCTTCcattgagttctttaagcagaGCGGTTGGAGTGATGCACAAGTCATGAAGCTTACCCGGAGGCGACCCAAGTTGATATTTGCTAGCGCAGAGACTGTCCTgaagcccaggatgagatctttgcaggacatgggattttctgacACTGAAATATTTCAGCTGGTTTCATCATGTCCGTCTCTGCTCAGTTTCCGTGATATCCAACCAAGGATCAACTTCTGGAGGTCACTTCTTGGTTCTAATGAGAGGTTTCTGAAAGCCTGCAAGAGGAACATGTTTATGCTTACTTCTAGCTTGGCTCGGAATATAGAACCCAGTATATCTCTCTTGAGGGAACATGGCATCAGTGAAGAGCGCATCTCACATATGGTGGTGACAATGCAGGGCTATTTTGGTAGAATAGACAAATAAATTAAAGGAAGCTATCAAATATATTGAGGAATTGGGTGTCCCACGTGATTCTAGAGTATACACTTATGCACTTAATGTGGTCATTAATGTGAGCAGGTCCAAGTTTGATGCTAAGTCGGTAACTCTGATGAGCTTTGGGTGGTCCCAGCCTGACATCAATGCTTTATTCAGGAAGTGCCCATCCATTTGGTCATTCTCAAAGAAGAACATATCTGACAAGATGACATTCCTGATGAAGGAAGCTGGTTGTGAGCTGACATGTATCAGTAGCCATCCCATACTTCTTAAGTTtagcttggagaagaggttgaGACCTCGATATGAAGTTCTTAATTTTCTTGATCAGAATAAATTGCTGGATAGAGAACATAACCTGCCATCTGTCATGATGGCAACCGAAGAGAAGTTCAGAAAGAAATTCCTTTTCCTGCTCCGTAAGGAGAAATTTATTGCTCAATATGATTCCTATGTTGTTGCTGTGCATGGAAAGCACCATGTTGCGGAAAACTAGGATTGCTAGTGTAAACCTACAACATTTGTGACAATTTAAATTCTGCAAGAGTTTATTAGAGTAGAACTTCCATGTTGATTTTGGGATTTTTCTTCTACTTATTTTTCTCTACAACAAAAAGAATActgattcttatatatatatatatatatatatatatatatatatatatatatatatatatattttattttttttatttttatttttgttgatatgtatatacaaagcgattttaatacttttaatttgACTACATATGTTATACTTTTAATTTGAGTACATATGTTTTCTTATATAGAGTCAAGTGATGCATAGCTCACGAATAGTGACTAGTTTCATTAACAAATTCTTGATCTATATTATGCATCttaattaaaagatttttttttttcaccaatGATGTGTATAGCTAAAGCTACATAAAAGTGTTTGGTTCATCAAATCTCTTAGTTTTCTTATCTTGTCTACCTTTCTACAATTTCCTTTTCAAACATATCACAAAATTTCAATAATCAACGAAACCCCAAATGATCCAAATATGCTGAACAACTATAACATAACTTATTTCCAAACCCGAAAATAGACCCAATATCTAAATGCATTTAGTTAGGTATAACTAGTTCTTATCTAAGTTCGATTCGAATCATAACTAAATCAAATCGACAATCTATTAATTTACAAATTGAATCCGAATTGACCATGGACAATTGATTTTagttcttggatttgaaaatttaaaaatattgatcCCGAAATCTACGATTGGTTCGAATCgttaatttgattatttttatataaaaaaaacctCGATCAAATAGGATGTTGATGGACTGTTGGTCTCAAATGATAAAATAgttatatttctatttattttaatatttagagtGATCACTAACAAATATACATAGGAATCACTTATCATTAGATCGATAGAGATTGGAccatgtaaaaaaaattattacttttAGAGTTTTTGTCAAATgacataaaatcaataatatttatggaatgataaattttataatatattatctgattcttaaaatttttttccaTTGGTTTtaataaaacaatgataaataccgcttttattttgaaattacaaaaAGCTTGCCAACTTGCTTCCCATGGTTTTGTTTTTTCATGTTAGATGTGCTCGTCATGTTTTGAATTTATGTTCAAACTTTTATCTCTCCTATAAAGCAAGCTATTTCATTCATGTGAAGTCATCCATAAGTAATGAAAAAACTAagtcatattttataaattaaataataaaaggatCAAAAGATTTCCTAAAAATATTTCTACCTAATGGAattcaatatataaattatttaaaaaatcttttgaatattaaaaattattatatatttttattacaaataatattatgaaaGTTTTCTTATATTTGAAACATCGGAATGTATGTGAAAGAATTTTAAAACTTTTTAATCATGTAATATATACATTTACTATGCATATTATTTTTGGTTGTTTGTATTATTATGCTTGGTGAATTATAAGAATATCAAtatgataataatttaaatatgacaataataactataaaattaaaaaaaaatataaattattttttaattctatcgATTTATTTAATTACATATGTTTTTAGCTCTGGTACTAGATTAAGTGACTTTAGTAATTATTCAATTATTTAACCACTTATTATGAAAGTTTAGGAGTCAATAATATTGGTCATAAAATTagagatattaaaaaattaattattaacttATATAACTATTATAGTGCTAATTATAGTAGACAACATAGTTCCTTCCAAACTTTTTTGGATCTAGTTATTAGAGATAATAAAATTTGTAAGGGAGAAAAactattattacaaagataaaaaaaatcaaatggatCATCAAGCTCAAACTTAATATATATCTAACAATTTCTTTTCAGTTTGGTGACAATATTATAGGTATAGAGTTTCTTATTCTAGAATGATGTATATGATATATAATGACATTTTCAATGTTGATGACGAATACTAGTAACCCTAGTGTTGATGATAACTATGGATCGAGACTTCAACTGAATTCTAGATAAAAGTAGATTGAACACGACCCTCCAATTAGTTAATTAGACAAAGACGATGAAATAGAACTTAGAGATCATCTAGAAGGATAACGATCTCCTATTTAATATATCAATTGAAGAAACGATCGAGACATCTAACATCAGAAgcgattaaatatttataatttttacataattttatatcaaatattttattatatcattacaTATTTACACTTATACTCAACATAGTTGTACATTCTTTatcttcaaaaattaaaaaaaatttaattataaattatttttaaatgaaaataatgaaaaattataGGTTCAAACTAAAATAAACCGAAACCAATTCTTGCCAATTCGATTTTGATTCCAAATTTTGAATTGACAATTTTTGAAATCGATGATTCTGAAATGGTGACTAAGGCTTAAAAAATATAACTTATATTTAAATCACATTGCCCTACTTATATTTAAATCATCACATCTTATATTTGCTGGTTTAGTttgtgaatcgaaggagaattgaCGTCAGCGGGCGCCCGATAAGTGGGCCGGGCGAGCGTGTTCATCCGGGTGAAGCCCAGCCGGCCGCCTGATTCAGGCAGGGTCGAGCCGGAGTCAAGTCAATTTGGATCTTCGTTTCGATTGAACCAGATGAGAACGGCGTCCTCAAATGCCCTAAATGCAGCGGTGAAACTGCCTCCCTTCTCTTACTGCGACTGCGGCGTTTTCCTTGGCGAAAGGCGGCGGCATCTTCCTCCGTCGAGCTCTCATCGCTGCGGCTTTTTCCTCGGAGAACGGTGGCTGCTGCGGCTTCCTCTCCGCCAGCGAACGGTACAGCGTCCGGTATCTCTCTCTTACTCCTCCTTCGCCGTCGCACAatcccttctccttctcttcaccCTCTCTTTACATCTTCCCCTTCCCTTTCCTACTCCCTGATAGTTACCCGCTACCCCTCCCAACAAGCAGTCTGCAGCATGTCATGAGCATTTACTTTAAAGAAATAGCATGTCACTGTATGCAAGTTAAATACTGTTGTTAAGATAGACAGCAGGAGAAGTGATGCTTTCGGAGAGAGCAAAGAGGATCGGGGAAGTCTTAGAGACAAAAAAGCATGGAAAAGTTAGAAAAAGAGATAGCAGAGACAATAATCCGGTCACTGTGCAAAGAAAATCATAATCATTTGTCAATAGAATCGTGCACCAGTCTGACTATTCCTCATGTGaagcattttaattaaaaatatacctaAGATAATACTAATCTTACTAGGTTTCCCAAAAGAAACTATCTCAACAGCAACTATTTATTTTGATGAAGTGTTTGATTCATCAAACCTCTTAGTTTTCTTATTATGTTTACTGCATTGTAGTTTCCTCTTCCAGCACACCAGAACAACACAAAACCCCAAATGATACAAAGGACTCGACTCACCCTAAAGTACAAGTTGAGTAAACAACTAGAATTTGACTCGATTTCCAAACCCCAAAATAGACCCAAAATCTCAATGTATTTGGTTAGGTATAAACTTACACTTTTATGTCAGCATAGTATGTTCTCTGCCAAGTGCTGAAAGCAACTATCTTCGCTACTTGAGGCTTGCTCATACCTCAAAACACACTGGCCTGCTTATATTTGGATTGTCAAATCTTGTATTTGGTGGTCTTGTCAGTGATTGAAGGAGATTTTACTGGTAACAATAGAGAGATATTATAATGCTCTTAATTTAACAACAGATATTTTCTTACACAGAGTTCAAAGATACAAAAGATCCATATGGATGATGATAAATAGTTTGGACATCatggcttttgttattattgttgtcgTTTGCACTTGTTGGTTTTATTGGCATATTCTCACTGATTTGAACCAAATTCATCATAGGTCCAGAAAGATTATTGAATTTGAGCTACATTGGTTGTATATCTATCTATTTTTTAAATGTCATGAGATTCAAGTTAGATCATCTTAGTTCTATCTAACCTAAACATTGGGTGCTTGGTGCTCGTCTAATCGCTCGAGGCGAGGCCTGAGAGCCTTGTTGTGCACATCACGCAGACCTTTTCACTCATGCGACGCTTAGGCAAGGACCGATTGGGCATTGGGCGGTCTAGTCGCACGCTCGAGTGGTGTTGAACCTTAATTGAACCCCATTTGGGTCCATTAAGACAAGCAATTTGATCCCCACCCTCGTGTGACTCACCTCCCTTGTAATGTTTCTTCCCCTCCTATTGGAGAGCCCTAGGAACCCTCAATTCCTACTCCCTATTGCGTGTAAGTGCAATGTCTAGGTTTAGCATCCCGATCCttacattttaaaaatttatattgccATCCCTATAATTACAAAAGTATAATATCTAAGTTTATTTACTCTAACGTTGTCAGTTTTACCaacgaaaatacaaaaataaaaggtTAAAAGGTAATTTAAATATTTCAGTTAGTGGTGGCGGATGACGTCGGTGGTTGTGGACGATGGCGCCACCGAGGGTTGTGGGTGATTGTTGTGGATAAGGAGAGCGATCACGAGAGGTGATAGTCGCTTTGTATCTATATCGACGTCGATGCAGTTGTCGAGCGATGAAAGGACTGTCGATATAAATGTCGAAGGGTGCCTCTCGGCAACTGCGTTGATGTTGACGCTGAGCGGTGCCGCTCAACATTTGTATCAGTAGCCCTCTCGTCGCTCGATACTACATCGACGCAAATGCAGATGCAGAGCGGCCCTCACCTCACGTTACTAGTCTCCTCATCCATAACAATCACCCGTGACACCCAGTTGCGTTGTTGTCTAGCACCACCAACGATGTTCGTCATCACAAACTGGAacgttaaaataatatttttacctTTTGTTTTCGTATTTCCGTTAGTAAAACTGACGTCATCATGGTAAATGGATCTAGATGAttcactttcgtaattataagGATGCAAATGTAACCTTTTAATGTGTAGGGACAGAGATGCTAAAGGTAGCTAACTACATGGGTTAATCTGTAATGAGTCTCTAATGCATAATATCTGGCCGTGCCTATACATATTGGAATACATGCTATTTTATTTAATCTTTTGATCCTTTATTAATTTCTTGTTGCTTGCCGCATAAGTCGGTTCTCAAATGGTTATGAACATCAAATAATTTTGTAATATGAATCGATACCTATTTGTTGCTTAGACATAATAATATGCATACTTTAGTCATCAGATGGAACCACACATGGGAGCGTAGCTCATGTTTCTTGTCAATTTTTTGCCCTTGGGATAACTTCATCACATGCATGCTGGTTCTGGTGTCTTGCTTTGAACCACAGTAATGAAATGTTGGACCTCTTTTCACACGTATTTACTAATTACACATAGAGAATGCATGTATATATTCAATTTTGAGGCTAAGGGGTGCCATCATTAATGGGATTTGGAGAGGGCACTTTAGTACTAGAAGCTATTAGGAGCTGTCTATGTATCTTCATGCTCTGCTCATTACATCGAAGCTCTTAGTTCTTTTTTGTTGCGCATGGCTGTGGATTTCTTCATCCATAGAtgtgattttatattttgctgtgcttatattttaatttccattttttctcattttcatttcTTTGCAATGGGATGGTAGATATGTGCCTTGGCAGTCATAATAAACTGTGTTTTCATTTTTACATTGTTGAAACATTAGTCATTTtggtattcaaaataattttatctgaCATTTCAAATTCCCTATGACATCAattatcttcttttgttcttgAACATTGGTACAGTTGTTGTAGTAGAAATACAGATCTGAGTAAAACTTGAACAAAACAAAATTAGGCAAGGCATTTCTAGGAAACTATCTTCAAGATAGATAATTTTCCCACTACAATGCAGATGGCTTCACAGAAATTCTATCTTTAAGGATACAATGCCTATTACCTGAAATAATCAAGATTGCACTTCTTGATTACTTGAAGAATAAAAAATCAACtagaaaataaagagaaagacATAATTCAGTACTTTGTTTGCACTAGAATTTTCTTATTGCTTTACTCTTCAATATAGCGGAGTTTATTTAGACATTGAAAGGATGCTAAAACATCCTTTCAGTTATCCTAAAGAGTTATGACTTTTTGAACCATTACAGCACATTAAATGAGTTTTTAAACTGCAAGTAGTTTCCATAACTGTTCCCGACATTTCTTTCCCATTTGTTTTTAGTAAATCCTTATACATAACAATCCCTGACTAATTTACATATGAGAAAAATATAAATCTTAAAATTACAAATCGAAATCTGTAATAGGCATAAGTGTAAAATCTGGGATGTATATAGTGTATATCCATAAGTGGACTACCCTTAAACTTTGGACTAAATATAGGGAACCATATTCACAAAATATACGAGTTTTGAATTCTAAATTTGGCAAACCTTTTTTGGACTTTGCACTGAATCCTGAATTACCCAGTACTTGTAGGATCTTACTGGTATGATCCGTAAGAAGCAGCCTCTTACTTCTCAATTGGCAAAGTTAGACTTATTAAGAGTGTCCACAATCATAGTAACTTGTACTGGAGGTCATAAAAAATAATCTTGACTAATATTTATCTAAATTTGCTTAACTTGATCGTAGTCTAGATACTGTGGTCAAACATGGTGCTCAGTATTCTAAATTTTGTTATATTATGACATTTCCAATGAGTGTATTTAGTGGCAAGTGACAATTAATTTCCAGCTCTCGGATATTAGTTGGTTTAGAACTTACCTAATAATGTAAATTTTATCAATCTCAAATGTTCAATGATGCAAAAATGCATGCATATCATGTATGCGCATTTACTTTAAAGAAATAAGAAGTTGCAGAATGCAAGTTAAATACTGTTGTTAAGCTAGACAGCAAAAGTGCTACTTTTAGATAGAGCAAAGAGAACTGGGGaagtcttaaaaaaataaaacgcATGGAAAAGATAGAACAAGAGATAGCAGAGGCAATAATTGGGTCACTGGCCAAAGAAAACTATAATTATTTGTGCACTAGTCTGACTATTCCTCATGTGAAGCATTATAATTCAAAATATATCTAAGTAGTACTAATCTGACCAGGTTTCCCAAAAGAAGCTCTCTCAACAGCAACTGCTTATTTTGATGAAGTGTTTGGTTCATCAAACCTCTTAGTTTTCTTATAATGTCTACTGCATTGTCTTTACAGCCCACACCGGAAAATTTCAACACAAAACCCGAAATGATCCAAAGGACCTGACTCACACTAAGGTACAAGTTGAGTAAACAACTAGAATTTGATGTGATCTCCAAACCCCAAAATAGACCCAAAATCTCAATGTATTTGGTTAGGTATAACCTTACACCTTTATGCCAACATAGCGTGTTCTCTGCTGTTGTGCTGAAAGCAACTATCTTCACTACTTGAGGCTTGTTCGTGCCTCAAAACACAGAGGCCTGCTTACATTTGAATTGTCAAATCTTGTATTTGCTGGTTTAGTTGGTGATTTGAAGTGGACTTTACTGGTAACAATAGAAAGAGATTTGaatgctcttaatttaactacagatattttcttacacagagttcaattatgcaaaagatccatatggctgatcgtgaatagtttggacatcatggcttttgttattattgtggtTGTTTGCATTTGCTGGTTTTATTGGCAACTCACTGATCTAGGCTTTTTTTCTTCATTAATGATATGTAGCTGAGGCTACATATAATGTTTTTACTGTAGTTGAAGTTGTTTACATGAGCATCTTTCTCATAAATTAAGTTCCTTTATCAGCATAGAGCCAAATAAACTGTAGCATTTCTTGATTGAGGCAGTTTTGTTATCTCTTTATtcatttttcagaaaatttattgCCTTTCTCTGGTCTTCCAGCTATGTTGTTTTCTTTTGTCAAGTTGCACATCTTCATCAGCAATGCCTTTTTTAGCAAGTTGAACCTCCCAAATTACTGTTATTGATTAATTAAACAGTGTCTTTTCTACTTACCGGTTTTGCTAGACTTATAACTAGATCATCTCTTGGCATTCTTGATGGAATGGATCAATTACTCTGGAAGTGCtgatttgaaatgtttcaggTTTCAGTTGTAGGACATTAGTGAATCTAGATCATCTCTTGGGCAATCTTGATTAAATGGATCAGTTACGATGGAAGTGCTGATTTGAAATGTTCCAGGTTTTAGTTGTAGGACATTAGTGACTCTGATGTTAGAGAAAACATTATTCAACTTCCGGTTATTCTGAATTCTGTGGTACCCTTTTCAAGTCATTGATGTTCAACCTATTAGTATAAACATGAGTATACTCTTATGCAGAATATTTGATGGAAATACATTTGATATGGTTTTTCAATTGCTACTGGGATATAGGACGCTTGGTAGTGTCTAAACCCACCAactacaataaaaaaataaatggaaTTTAGTGTCAGTGTGCAGGTGTTATTTGAAGCCATTATTTCAGTGGTGGAGAATTGCTTGGATGTGAGCATGAGAATGAGTAACTAATCATAGGTACTCTTTATCAACTCGCAAACACCAGTTAGAGACTTATCTATGAAAGAAATGGCTGATTGGAATTGAATGCATGTGGATTAACATGAGTGGTAGAGGAATGTTGTCTGAGACAGATGATTAGTTGAAAGTTTTCACCATCCTTGATTTGAGGCAGAGGAGGAATTTGGATTGGACAGGGCAGAAATAAGACttacttttcttgtatttttctgcaaacagtACGTGATACTGCCTCAAAAGACAATGTTTTtggtgcagaagaggctctttTGCCTTCTTTCATGTAACAAGTCCACCATCCATCTTTCCTCATATCAACTCGGCAGTCTGTTTAGCTTTTCCACTGCCGAAGACCACAGTTCAAATCATATATCCAAATTTATGTTGGTCGACCCGCTTCAGTCATGTGAACTTTCCTCAAAAGAGGCTGCGAAAATGGCCAAGGATCGCATCTGTGAAAAAAAACTTCCAAGTTCAAGTCCTTCcattgagttctttaagcagaGCGGTTGGAGTGATGCACAAGTCATGAAGCTTACCCGGAGGCAACCCAAGTTGATATTTGCTAACGTAGAGACTGTCCTgaagcccaggatgagatctttgcaggacatgggattttctgacACTGAAATATTTCAGCTGGTTTCATCATGTCCGACTCTGCTCTGTTTCCGTGATATCCAACCAAGGATCAACTTCTGGAGGTCACTTCTTGGTTCTAATCAGAGGTTTCTGAAAGCCTGCAAGAGGAACTTGTTTATTCTTACTTCTAGCTTGGCTCGGAATATAGAACCCAGTATATCTCTCTTGAGGGAACATGGCATCAGTGACGAGCGCATCGCGCATATGGTGGTGACAATGCCGGGCAATTTTGGTAGAATAGACAAATTAAAGGAAGTTATCAAATATATTGAGGAATTGGGTGTCTCACGTGATTCTGGCGTATACACTTATGCACTTCATGTGGTCGTTAATGTGAGCAGGTCCAAGTTTGATGCTATGTCGGTAACTCTGATGAGCTTTGGGTGGTCCCAGCCTGACATCAATGCTTTATTCAGGAAGTGCCCAAAAATTTGGACACTCTCAAAGAAGAGCATATGTGACAAGATGACATTCCTGACGAAGGAAGCTGGTTGTGAGCTGACATCTATCAGTCGCTATCCCATGCTTCTGAAGTAtagcttggagaagaggttgaGACCTCGATATGAAGTTCTGAATTTTCTTAATCAGAATAAATTGCTGGATAGAGAACATAACCTGCCATCTGTCATGACGCCAAAGGAAGAGAAGTTCAGAAATAAATTTCTTTTCCTGCTCCGCAAGGAGAAATTTATTGCTCAATATGATTCCTATGTTGTTGCTGTGCAGCGAAAGCACCATGTTGTTGCCGAAAACTTGGATTGCTAGTGTAAACCTATAACATTTGTGACAATTTAAATTCTCCAAGAGTTTATTAGAGTAGAACTTCCATGTTGATTTTGGGATTtttcttctatttattttttctactaCAAAAAGAATACTGATATGTCTAAGAAATtagagtttgagggtgataaaggATCTTTTGGTCGATCGATCATTGATGGGACCTGACCTGTATGTTCTTGAATGACTATCCTTATCACATAACCTCAAACAatctatttaaaaattaaataaaagaaaataagttaGTATTTCCTTATTTTGTGTATTGCTTTATTATAATATCCTGTTCAACCACATTAGAAAATTTCAACaatcatcaaaatattaaatGATCCAAAGGTGTTGAATAAAACTATAACGTgacttatttccaaactcagaaataaatctaaaatctTAATGCATTTGGTTAAGTATAACCTTGAACACACCATTATTTATTACAGTACTGTAAGCCATTATCTTGATACCTTGAGGTTTATTTGTATCTTAAAACACGTTGCACTGcttatattttaattatcaaaTCTTGTATTTgatggtttagttgattatttgaAGAAGAATTTACTAGTCACAATACAAAgcgattttaatacttttaatttgACTACATATGTTATACTTTTAATTTGAGTACATATGTTTTCTTATATAGAGTCAAGTGATGCATAGCTCACGAATAGTGACTA includes the following:
- the LOC135671017 gene encoding transcription termination factor MTERF5, chloroplastic-like, whose protein sequence is MFLVQKRLFCLLSCNKSTIHLSSYQLGSLFSFSTAEDHSSNHISKFMLVDPLQSCELSSKEAAKMAKDRICEKKLPSSSPSIEFFKQSGWSDAQVMKLTRRQPKLIFANVETVLKPRMRSLQDMGFSDTEIFQLVSSCPTLLCFRDIQPRINFWRSLLGSNQRFLKACKRNLFILTSSLARNIEPSISLLREHGISDERIAHMVVTMPGNFGRIDKLKEVIKYIEELGVSRDSGVYTYALHVVVNVSRSKFDAMSVTLMSFGWSQPDINALFRKCPKIWTLSKKSICDKMTFLTKEAGCELTSISRYPMLLKYSLEKRLRPRYEVLNFLNQNKLLDREHNLPSVMTPKEEKFRNKFLFLLRKEKFIAQYDSYVVAVQRKHHVVAENLDC